The proteins below are encoded in one region of Salvelinus namaycush isolate Seneca chromosome 32, SaNama_1.0, whole genome shotgun sequence:
- the LOC120027147 gene encoding uncharacterized protein LOC120027147: protein MASAGYQDIKNNFLQCGKTQDAVKYLKQVSDTVCKHRHASITLKKPEKSEWKVGGLDDTSYKGEEEVKEWGNFYLPDSVTMEVLGAVENLPYPTESGQLVIMLCEDRQVYAYDGEEMHLVALSLKQVFDSGLKYPGSKSFYRGECFKDMTKEDWAMVRQGKVGRRLEKEHQELLRQTKPSFLSCLDSIKGASRTGACSYPEPVEPPTVLV, encoded by the exons ATGGC ATCTGCAGGCTATCAGGAcattaagaacaatttcttacaATGTGGAAAGACACAAG ATGCAGTGAAATACCTGAAACAGGTCTCTGACACAGTGTGCAAACATCGCCATGCGAGTATTACTCTCAAGAAGCCAGAGAAATCAGAGTGGAAGGTTGGGGGCCTGGATGACACGTCCTACAAAGGAGAAGAGGAAGTTAAGGAGTGGGGGAACTTCTACCTACCAGACAGTGTGACGATGGAGGTGTTAGGAGCTGTGGAAAACCTCCCCTACCCGACAGAGAGTGGCCAGCTGGTCATAATGCTGTGTGAGGACCGTCAGGTGTATGCTTATGACGGAGAGGAGATGCACCTGGTCGCTCTGAGCCTGAAGCAAGTCTTTGACTCTGGGCTTAAGTATCCTGGCTCCAAGTCCTTCTACAGAGGGGAGTGCTTTAAGGACATG ACGAAGGAAGACTGGGCCATGGTAAGACAGGGCAAAGTGGGGAGGAGACTTGAAAAGGAGCACCAGGAGTTACTGAGACAAACCAAACCCAGCTTCCTGAGTTGTCTTGACTCCATCAAAGGAGCTAGCCGCACAG GTGCCTGTAGCTATCCCGAACCAGTGGAACCTCCAACAGTACTTGTTTAA
- the LOC120027322 gene encoding uncharacterized protein LOC120027322: MIQLCKDRPDCKVHVDEILHSIFFLGFIHKPQQFTPNDILGELMPEVEEAFPRPFESYRCKLPKRTPFSSVLDMVVSLLGPDREIDILTTLQKIAIDMSEPKMKYQFTSSTICVSQRKEVQGKKCYYGVSMSCNGRQEGQIMVAVSCLRTWNCRVSNAVMTYDPNTKEKRKNFDHTFKLPTNVRCQAFNVKTGNEMHPCKSCHNLFGLETTETKMWPYGNCAEAESLSKLFNGETFDAGQVVNDEVRRQVIRSVSTDLQRKLGSIKYVWDGDYYIPQ, encoded by the exons ATGATTCAACTATGCAAAGACAGGCCTGACTGTAAGGTGCACGTGGATGAG ATTCTCCACAGCATCTTCTTCTTAGGTTTCATTCATAAACCCCAACAATTCACCCCCAATGATATCCTTGGTGAACTAATGCCTGAAGTGGAGGAGGCTTTCCCGAGACCATTTGAGAGTTACAGATGTAAACTGCCAAAACGCACTCCGTTCTCCTCTGTGCTGGATATG GTGGTCTCCTTGCTTGGACCAGACAGAGAGATTGACATACTGACGACTCTGCAGAAAATCGCCATAGACATGTCAGAACCCAAAATGAAATACCAGTTCACCTCCTCAACCATCTGTGTCTCTCAAAGGAAGGAGGTTCAAGGAAAAAAGTGTTACTATGGAGTGTCCATGTCCTGCAATGGGAGGCAAGAAGGACAGATCATGGTTGCTGTGTCCTGTCTGCGTACCTGGAACTGCCGTGTATCCAATGCCGTGATGACATACGACCCAAACACCAAGGAGAAAAGAAAGAACTTTGACCACACCTTCAAACTACCAACGAATGTCAGGTGCCAGGCTTTCAATGTAAAGACTGGGAACGAGATGCATCCTTGCAAATCATGTCATAATCTGTTTGGCCTTGAGACAACGGAAACTAAGATGTGGCCCTACGGGAACTGCGCCGAGGCAGAGAGCTTGAGCAAACTGTTCAATGGAGAGACATTTGATGCTGGGCAAGTAGTAAATGACGAGGTGCGAAGGCAGGTGATACGGTCGGTAAGCACTGACCTGCAAAGAAAACTCGGGTCTATTAAATATGTATGGGATGGTGACTATTACATTCCACAGTAG